In the Pontibacillus yanchengensis genome, one interval contains:
- the glgA gene encoding glycogen synthase GlgA, whose protein sequence is MKVLMVGSECTPFIKSGGLADVLGSLPQALQEQGTDVRVILPKYQEMKDEWKEQLMHLDELNVHMGWRNQYAGIEYLEHNGVIFYFIDNEYYFKRSNLYGYGDEAERFVFFNRAVMEMIRALEMEWIPDVIHCHDWQTGLIPVLLHTHYENDELFQGIKTVFTIHNLKYQGIFPQSVLHDLIDLDEGMMIEDGMEFFGDINFMKGALNYADTITTVSETYAKEIQTPYYGENLDGVLRKRADQLVGIVNGINDKDYNPMRDDALEFPYRSSLTKKRQNKMWLQEQLGLPVKKDVPMIGIVSRLVEQKGFDLIGRVIDELLHEEDIQIVLLGTGEYQYEQMLQWAQDRHPTKMSTNIQFSETLSRQVYAASDLFLMPSRFEPCGIGQLIALRYLTVPIVRETGGLADTVHAFNENTEEGNGFTFTNYNAHDMLFTIRRALELYQDMPTWQQLVKNIIKSQFSWKYSASQYIDLYNSIRVYESMEK, encoded by the coding sequence GTGAAAGTATTAATGGTTGGATCCGAATGTACACCTTTTATCAAATCTGGAGGATTGGCAGACGTATTAGGTTCGCTGCCACAAGCTCTTCAAGAGCAAGGTACAGATGTACGTGTTATATTACCAAAGTATCAGGAAATGAAAGATGAGTGGAAAGAACAGCTGATGCATCTGGATGAACTGAACGTGCATATGGGATGGCGAAATCAATATGCAGGTATTGAATACTTGGAACATAATGGGGTTATCTTCTACTTTATCGATAATGAATACTACTTTAAGCGCTCAAACCTTTATGGATATGGTGATGAAGCAGAGCGTTTTGTCTTTTTTAATCGTGCCGTTATGGAGATGATTCGTGCGTTGGAGATGGAATGGATTCCAGATGTTATCCATTGTCACGACTGGCAAACTGGTTTAATTCCTGTTCTGTTACATACTCACTATGAAAATGATGAGTTGTTCCAAGGTATAAAAACAGTATTTACGATTCATAATTTAAAATATCAGGGAATTTTCCCTCAATCTGTTTTACATGACTTAATCGACTTAGATGAGGGTATGATGATAGAAGACGGGATGGAATTTTTCGGAGATATTAATTTTATGAAAGGTGCCCTCAACTACGCTGATACCATTACTACGGTTAGTGAAACCTACGCAAAAGAGATTCAAACACCTTATTATGGGGAAAACCTAGATGGAGTATTACGTAAACGCGCTGATCAACTAGTTGGCATTGTAAATGGAATCAATGATAAAGATTACAATCCAATGAGAGATGACGCGCTAGAATTTCCATACCGTAGTTCCTTAACGAAGAAACGCCAAAACAAAATGTGGCTCCAGGAACAGCTCGGGTTACCTGTAAAAAAAGATGTACCGATGATTGGTATTGTATCTAGACTAGTAGAACAAAAGGGATTCGATCTTATTGGTAGAGTAATTGATGAATTATTACATGAAGAAGACATCCAAATTGTATTACTAGGTACAGGTGAGTACCAATATGAACAAATGCTTCAGTGGGCACAAGATCGTCACCCAACCAAAATGTCTACCAATATCCAGTTTTCTGAGACGCTTTCCCGTCAAGTATATGCAGCAAGTGATTTATTTTTAATGCCTTCTAGGTTTGAACCTTGTGGTATTGGTCAATTAATTGCACTTCGTTATCTTACTGTACCAATTGTTCGTGAAACAGGTGGTTTAGCAGATACAGTACATGCATTCAACGAAAACACCGAAGAGGGAAATGGCTTTACCTTCACCAATTACAATGCTCATGACATGTTATTCACAATCAGACGAGCATTAGAGCTTTATCAAGATATGCCTACGTGGCAACAACTGGTGAAGAATATAATCAAAAGCCAATTCTCTTGGAAGTATTCTGCTAGCCAATATATTGATTTATACAACTCGATACGTGTATATGAATCAATGGAAAAGTAG
- a CDS encoding glycogen/starch/alpha-glucan phosphorylase: MFSEKEEFKKAFSRKLQAELGVYVENATEFDIYRALGSLVQDKIGEGWLQTQQQYKDKKEKQVYYFSMEFLMGRLLGNNLLNLQVLEMVEEGLSDYGFSLSRIEDQEHDAGLGNGGLGRLAACFLDSLASLELPGHGCGLRYRYGMFDQRFMNGYQVELPDNWLSDQFIWEVRRPEEAIEVKFGGHVSTANNGSGELAFRYKNYNTLRAVPYDVPVVGYNNEVVNTLRLWSAEPTEKDILTVAKQQNDYTNMLNHQRSLESISDFLYPDDSTDEGKTLRLKQEYFLVSSGVQSAVRQFEQLELPWSSFSNQVALHINDTHPALVIPELMRILLDEKELGWEEAWEVTQSTVSYTNHTTLSEALETWPVDLVRNLLPRIFMIIEEMNERFCQSLWKTYPGDFDRIASLAIIADGQVKMAHLSIVGSHSINGVAKLHTEILKKREMKTFFETFPNRFTNKTNGITHRRWLMHANRPLSQLISDHIGEQWKDHPEQLTDLLAKQEDPSLLDSLYDVKQQNKESFANWVHKETGIMVDSSSIFDVHIKRLHGYKRQLLNALHIMHLYNEIKSGHARNMVPRTFFFGAKAAPGYHFAKKVIKLINRISDVVNNDTDVNEQLNVVFLENYSVSMAERIIPAANISEQISTASKEASGTGNMKLMMNGALTIGTLDGANIEINEVVGDNNMYTFGLRSNEILRYYKEGGYSSKEVYDTDERIRHTLDQLIHYSPFSKGETEFKDLYDALLTYNDEFFVLKDFASYVEAQQQIDDDYKQTREWCRKSLINIAHSGKFSSDQTIQSYASDIWRLQQVKTLR; the protein is encoded by the coding sequence ATGTTCAGCGAGAAAGAGGAATTTAAGAAAGCTTTTTCAAGAAAGCTACAAGCAGAGCTTGGAGTATATGTAGAAAATGCCACAGAATTTGATATTTATAGAGCTCTTGGATCGCTGGTACAGGATAAGATAGGGGAAGGTTGGCTTCAAACCCAACAGCAGTATAAGGATAAGAAAGAAAAACAAGTTTATTATTTTTCTATGGAGTTCCTGATGGGGCGACTGCTCGGGAATAACTTGCTCAATTTGCAAGTACTGGAAATGGTAGAAGAAGGCCTAAGTGATTACGGATTTTCGTTATCTAGAATTGAAGATCAGGAGCATGACGCTGGCTTAGGTAACGGAGGCTTAGGTCGATTAGCGGCATGTTTCTTAGATTCGTTGGCGTCGTTGGAATTACCAGGTCATGGATGCGGATTGCGCTATCGGTATGGCATGTTCGATCAACGATTTATGAATGGCTACCAAGTAGAGCTTCCAGATAATTGGCTATCGGATCAATTTATTTGGGAGGTACGTCGACCAGAAGAAGCCATAGAAGTGAAGTTTGGTGGTCACGTATCAACGGCTAATAATGGATCAGGTGAGCTTGCGTTCCGTTATAAGAATTATAACACCCTTCGTGCTGTTCCTTACGACGTACCTGTAGTAGGGTATAACAATGAAGTCGTCAACACACTGAGGCTTTGGTCAGCTGAGCCGACGGAGAAGGATATTCTTACAGTTGCCAAGCAACAAAATGATTATACAAATATGTTGAATCATCAACGCTCATTGGAGTCGATTTCCGATTTCTTATATCCTGATGATTCTACTGATGAAGGAAAGACGCTGCGTTTGAAGCAAGAGTATTTTCTTGTATCTTCTGGTGTGCAGAGTGCTGTTCGACAGTTTGAACAATTAGAATTACCTTGGTCTTCGTTCTCAAATCAAGTCGCCCTTCATATTAATGATACACACCCAGCATTGGTGATTCCTGAACTGATGCGTATTCTCCTAGATGAGAAGGAACTAGGTTGGGAGGAAGCATGGGAGGTTACGCAATCGACTGTTTCCTATACGAACCATACAACGTTAAGTGAAGCGCTTGAAACGTGGCCTGTTGATCTAGTTCGTAACCTACTACCGAGAATTTTTATGATTATTGAAGAAATGAATGAACGGTTTTGCCAATCGCTATGGAAAACCTACCCTGGTGATTTTGACCGTATTGCGAGCTTAGCCATTATTGCAGATGGACAGGTGAAAATGGCTCATTTATCGATTGTCGGGAGCCATAGCATTAATGGTGTGGCAAAACTTCATACAGAAATACTGAAAAAACGAGAAATGAAAACATTCTTCGAGACCTTCCCAAACCGTTTCACAAATAAGACCAATGGTATTACGCACCGCCGCTGGTTAATGCACGCCAATAGACCTCTATCCCAACTCATCTCAGATCATATTGGCGAACAGTGGAAAGACCATCCTGAACAGTTAACAGATCTACTAGCAAAACAAGAAGATCCTTCCCTCTTAGATAGCCTATATGATGTAAAACAACAAAATAAGGAGTCCTTCGCGAATTGGGTGCACAAAGAAACAGGAATTATGGTTGATTCATCATCAATCTTTGATGTTCATATCAAGCGACTTCATGGTTACAAACGACAGTTACTTAATGCGCTTCATATCATGCACTTATACAATGAGATTAAATCAGGACATGCGAGAAACATGGTCCCAAGAACGTTCTTTTTTGGTGCCAAGGCAGCACCTGGGTATCATTTTGCTAAGAAAGTTATTAAGCTCATCAATCGCATATCCGATGTCGTCAATAATGACACAGATGTGAATGAACAGTTGAATGTTGTCTTTTTAGAAAATTATTCTGTGTCTATGGCTGAGAGAATCATTCCAGCGGCGAACATAAGCGAACAAATTTCAACTGCAAGCAAAGAAGCATCTGGAACAGGTAATATGAAACTCATGATGAATGGTGCGTTAACAATAGGCACGCTTGATGGAGCAAATATTGAGATCAATGAAGTCGTTGGAGATAATAACATGTACACCTTTGGGCTCCGATCCAATGAAATTCTTCGTTATTATAAAGAAGGCGGATATTCATCAAAAGAAGTGTACGATACTGATGAACGTATTCGACACACGTTAGATCAATTGATTCATTATAGCCCTTTTTCAAAAGGGGAAACAGAGTTCAAGGATTTGTATGATGCCCTTCTCACATACAATGATGAGTTTTTTGTACTCAAAGACTTTGCTAGCTATGTAGAGGCGCAGCAGCAGATTGATGACGATTATAAGCAAACAAGAGAATGGTGTAGGAAAAGCTTGATTAATATCGCTCACTCAGGAAAATTCTCAAGCGATCAGACCATTCAGTCCTATGCATCAGATATATGGCGTTTACAGCAAGTGAAAACGTTACGTTGA
- a CDS encoding alpha-amylase family glycosyl hydrolase gives MKQHDMYHNSFLQSYREPFGAAPRGSNVSLTIDVHNHHQVQKVIVHYIYDKSDEEQTKELDLYSEKHYYNSFEATIKMPDEPQLVWYYFEIVLEEYTFFYGRLSIEESGEGVLYEHIPPSWQITVYDPEYQTPRWWKNATMYQIFPDRFHVEGDPELEKAPKSSLMHTHWENDPYYIRDENGGVVRWDFFGGNIQGIIHKLDYIKSLGVTVIYLNPIFEAESNHRYDTGDYHKIDLLLGTKEDFEQLIAEAKDRGIEIMLDGVFSHTGSNSIYFNQRNEYDSLGAYQSKSSPYYDWYMFHEWPDEYEAWWGVGTLPTLNKEVESYQQFLVHNEDSVIKTWQQSGMNHWRLDVADELTDDLIRQIYQQLKTNDESSVLLGEVWEDASNKSAYGKRREYFLGGVLDSVMNYPLRDLMLDFIKGEVDAYFLHRRLLTLREHYPREYFYALMNMLSSHDVERVKTMLDAFLPDDLLDEERRNIIQQQVKALSLWLYTFPGIPSLYYGDEAGVTGGKDPDNRKPFPWGREEKELVHWYTKIGQWRSNHAALRTGSFKPHALHEDVYAYERWVKNGVDEFGKKANNEHMLYLINRNYQEEIEVTLSIRKGRWQHMLDHRMFRTKKGKLTITLAPCESMLLRHIH, from the coding sequence GTGAAGCAGCATGACATGTATCATAATAGCTTTTTACAGTCTTATAGGGAGCCTTTCGGTGCTGCACCGAGAGGCTCAAACGTTTCATTAACGATTGATGTCCACAATCACCATCAGGTTCAAAAGGTAATTGTCCATTATATTTATGATAAATCTGATGAAGAACAAACGAAGGAACTGGATTTATATAGTGAAAAGCATTACTACAACAGTTTCGAGGCGACCATAAAAATGCCGGATGAGCCTCAACTGGTTTGGTATTATTTTGAGATTGTATTAGAAGAATACACGTTTTTCTACGGACGCTTATCGATTGAAGAAAGTGGAGAAGGCGTTTTATATGAACACATCCCTCCGTCTTGGCAAATAACGGTGTACGACCCAGAGTACCAGACACCTAGGTGGTGGAAAAATGCCACCATGTATCAAATCTTTCCTGATCGATTCCATGTAGAAGGAGATCCGGAACTCGAGAAAGCTCCAAAATCGAGTTTAATGCATACGCATTGGGAGAATGATCCATATTACATTAGAGATGAGAATGGAGGAGTTGTTCGATGGGACTTTTTCGGCGGGAACATCCAAGGCATTATACATAAATTAGATTATATCAAATCGCTAGGGGTTACCGTCATTTACTTGAACCCTATATTTGAAGCTGAAAGCAACCATCGATATGATACAGGGGATTATCATAAGATTGATCTATTACTAGGCACAAAAGAAGACTTTGAACAGCTTATCGCTGAAGCGAAAGATAGAGGCATCGAAATTATGTTGGATGGTGTATTTAGCCATACAGGTAGTAATAGTATCTATTTCAATCAAAGAAATGAATACGATTCTCTAGGCGCATATCAATCCAAATCATCTCCCTACTATGATTGGTATATGTTCCATGAGTGGCCAGATGAGTATGAGGCGTGGTGGGGAGTAGGAACGTTACCTACGCTCAATAAGGAAGTGGAAAGCTATCAACAATTTCTCGTTCATAATGAAGACAGTGTCATAAAAACATGGCAACAATCTGGTATGAATCATTGGCGTCTGGATGTTGCGGATGAATTAACAGATGATCTAATTAGACAAATTTATCAGCAGTTGAAAACGAATGACGAATCTAGTGTTCTATTAGGTGAAGTGTGGGAAGATGCATCAAATAAATCAGCCTATGGGAAACGAAGGGAGTATTTTCTTGGAGGCGTACTTGACTCCGTCATGAACTACCCACTTCGCGATTTAATGCTAGATTTTATCAAGGGGGAAGTAGACGCTTACTTCCTCCATCGTCGCTTACTCACGTTACGAGAGCATTATCCTAGAGAGTATTTTTATGCTTTAATGAACATGCTCTCTAGCCATGACGTAGAACGAGTTAAAACGATGCTCGATGCATTTTTGCCTGATGACTTATTGGATGAAGAACGAAGGAACATTATACAACAACAAGTCAAAGCTTTAAGTTTATGGCTCTACACGTTTCCTGGTATCCCATCTTTGTATTACGGAGATGAAGCGGGCGTGACAGGAGGAAAAGACCCCGATAATCGTAAGCCATTTCCTTGGGGGAGAGAAGAGAAAGAACTCGTGCATTGGTACACCAAAATTGGTCAATGGCGTAGCAACCACGCTGCCCTTCGAACAGGAAGCTTTAAACCTCATGCTTTACACGAGGATGTGTATGCATACGAGCGCTGGGTTAAAAATGGGGTGGATGAGTTCGGGAAGAAAGCCAATAACGAACACATGCTGTATCTCATCAACCGTAACTACCAGGAAGAAATTGAAGTGACCTTGTCCATTAGAAAAGGAAGATGGCAGCACATGCTTGACCACCGAATGTTCCGTACTAAAAAAGGAAAGCTTACTATTACATTAGCTCCTTGTGAGAGTATGTTGTTGAGACATATACATTAG
- a CDS encoding CHAD domain-containing protein has product MDNTSLTLQIDGMGRFVIPKEMRDALGFEDQGLVINSLSKRRGISISKASANTAKKNTKRLDVDGRLLIPAQFRKELGWVKGKELELEIEKDYAVLQESPSRCIICGNKKQLLEVKESFVCEDCLSTANVVYIERWQKGLDKLVHQYKSYCEQALSFEDGKELHQARVKGRRLETILFFIGVGKDHALIERIQEAHDRLGKVRESDVFIDSFKKRAEQEEDSSHAQVYRQFAELREEKREKHQKKLAKNLPEIIDNRFMELWEQFKTNELRNYLLPLKIDERLNEYEQTFKELTQTFNEEVTEKGKNDKSSLKTLHSVRIKAKALRYICKYLGDMYGKPYKKKAKQYKEVQRNLGDINDLRDFLKEIKQNQKKVDVSKQQIQQVRGQLNQELVELLESFEVKELTTTS; this is encoded by the coding sequence ATGGACAATACATCGCTAACCTTACAGATTGATGGCATGGGACGCTTTGTGATTCCAAAAGAAATGCGTGATGCTTTAGGGTTTGAGGATCAAGGACTCGTCATTAACTCTCTATCTAAGCGAAGAGGGATTTCCATATCTAAGGCGTCAGCTAATACGGCTAAAAAAAATACAAAACGACTAGATGTAGATGGTCGGCTGTTAATACCTGCTCAATTCAGAAAAGAGCTTGGATGGGTGAAGGGAAAAGAGCTCGAGCTAGAAATAGAAAAAGATTATGCCGTGCTACAAGAAAGCCCTAGTCGATGTATTATTTGTGGGAATAAAAAGCAGTTACTTGAAGTGAAGGAATCATTTGTATGTGAGGATTGTTTGTCTACGGCGAATGTCGTTTATATCGAAAGATGGCAGAAAGGTCTAGATAAGCTAGTCCACCAATATAAGTCCTATTGCGAGCAAGCTTTGTCTTTTGAAGATGGAAAGGAACTCCATCAAGCACGTGTGAAGGGAAGACGACTTGAAACCATCCTGTTCTTTATAGGAGTAGGGAAGGACCATGCACTTATTGAACGAATTCAAGAAGCACATGATCGCCTCGGTAAGGTACGTGAAAGTGATGTATTCATAGACTCTTTCAAGAAAAGAGCAGAACAAGAAGAAGATTCAAGCCATGCACAAGTGTACCGTCAATTTGCGGAGCTAAGAGAAGAAAAACGTGAGAAGCATCAAAAGAAGCTAGCCAAAAATTTACCGGAAATCATTGATAATCGGTTTATGGAGCTGTGGGAACAGTTTAAAACAAACGAATTACGAAACTATCTCTTACCTTTAAAGATAGATGAGAGACTAAATGAATACGAACAGACTTTTAAAGAACTAACCCAAACATTTAATGAGGAAGTAACTGAAAAGGGCAAGAATGATAAATCCTCATTAAAAACCCTACACTCCGTTCGGATTAAGGCGAAAGCATTACGGTATATTTGTAAATACCTTGGTGATATGTATGGTAAACCTTATAAGAAGAAAGCCAAACAATATAAGGAAGTGCAACGTAACCTTGGAGATATAAATGATTTACGGGATTTCTTAAAGGAAATAAAACAGAATCAGAAGAAAGTAGATGTAAGCAAACAACAAATTCAACAAGTGAGAGGTCAATTAAACCAGGAGCTTGTTGAATTGTTGGAAAGTTTTGAAGTTAAAGAGCTTACGACGACATCTTAG
- a CDS encoding DUF2515 family protein: MIQEMKKSIKENKVKESLVPTSPSPLSHDEKDIITYISHKTNQYNKDNVTRTAAYLKFYQEYPEIEWALLAHLVSRNSGWNMTDLKGECLPHLLSEQEQVDFFMFLERGNWLIFQDAYPQLLLYEESKKQHKPLFHLLPAMNISSFMEASWHFFWYRPSKTMLTYALITNEQHYIEDRLVQSQQIQKNVLGTIEFKLQDLLSLNHILIPYQKGTEIMIIGETVHHFASILKRIELGKRLYHLLFNDKRRLKNVLAWTSQHPHTGSRMDYWPHLFHHTKDTSSYPLRLKTYQCQLKPRAPLLYSPKLQEVWDEIRHQKASNDDWFDDWDKVDFLSKPNTSTSGKIKAAYCETITKLELAALMKKTFLGREEDKKSAN; the protein is encoded by the coding sequence ATGATTCAAGAAATGAAGAAAAGTATAAAGGAAAATAAAGTAAAAGAAAGCCTTGTTCCTACTTCCCCCTCACCTCTATCACATGATGAAAAAGACATCATCACTTATATCTCACATAAAACGAACCAATATAATAAAGACAATGTGACTCGCACGGCAGCATACCTGAAATTTTATCAAGAGTACCCTGAGATTGAGTGGGCTTTGTTAGCTCATTTAGTATCTAGAAATTCCGGATGGAATATGACTGATTTAAAGGGTGAATGCTTGCCCCACTTACTATCCGAACAAGAACAGGTAGACTTTTTTATGTTTCTTGAACGAGGGAATTGGTTGATTTTCCAAGATGCATACCCTCAATTATTGCTTTATGAGGAAAGCAAAAAGCAGCACAAACCATTATTTCATCTTCTGCCAGCAATGAATATCTCTTCTTTCATGGAAGCAAGTTGGCATTTTTTTTGGTACCGTCCTTCCAAAACGATGTTAACCTACGCATTGATAACAAATGAGCAACACTACATTGAAGATAGATTGGTGCAATCTCAACAAATACAGAAAAACGTGCTTGGTACGATAGAATTTAAACTTCAAGACTTGTTAAGTTTAAATCATATTCTAATTCCATATCAAAAAGGTACTGAAATCATGATAATAGGAGAAACCGTGCATCACTTCGCTTCCATCCTTAAACGAATTGAACTAGGAAAGCGGTTATATCACCTTTTATTCAACGACAAGCGAAGACTAAAAAATGTATTAGCCTGGACGTCTCAACATCCACACACGGGATCTCGAATGGATTATTGGCCTCACTTATTTCACCATACTAAAGACACTTCCTCTTATCCCTTACGTTTAAAAACATACCAGTGTCAGTTAAAGCCGAGAGCTCCTTTATTGTATAGTCCAAAATTACAAGAGGTCTGGGATGAAATTAGACACCAAAAAGCAAGTAACGACGACTGGTTTGACGATTGGGATAAAGTAGACTTCTTATCCAAACCAAATACGTCAACCTCAGGCAAAATCAAAGCCGCATACTGTGAGACCATTACCAAGCTTGAACTTGCAGCCCTTATGAAGAAAACCTTTTTGGGGCGAGAAGAAGACAAAAAATCGGCAAACTAA
- a CDS encoding AEC family transporter, with protein sequence MDSFNSQFLYSVLIIALGYILKRTNLIKEQDGEGLARIIFNLTLPSLLIVTFHDIEIDSSLILLIVIAIVYGLIQAALGLLLFKNEEKRTKGMLSMMAPGFNIGLFAFPLVEAIWGEEGLKYFGMFDFGNALIVFGVIYVIGSIYSDAGERKDLRHVVGKVTKSVPLITYVTVCTLNFTGVTIPSVIIEVSETISVANMPLSLLLLGIYLNFSFAKGSSSQIIKLLSLRYVVGLGIGILMFVFLPFESMFKYTVLIALILPMSASVLPYAVEFDYDRKFVGTVSNITIIVSFFLLWGVGTLII encoded by the coding sequence ATGGATAGCTTTAACAGCCAGTTTTTATATTCAGTTTTAATCATCGCACTTGGATATATCTTAAAACGAACAAATTTAATTAAAGAGCAAGATGGTGAAGGTTTAGCAAGGATTATCTTTAATCTGACTCTGCCATCGTTATTAATCGTCACCTTTCATGATATTGAAATCGATTCCTCATTAATCCTGTTAATTGTAATAGCCATCGTATATGGTTTGATTCAAGCGGCGTTGGGTTTACTTCTCTTTAAAAACGAAGAAAAGCGCACAAAAGGAATGCTATCCATGATGGCGCCAGGCTTTAACATTGGACTTTTTGCGTTCCCGCTCGTTGAGGCGATTTGGGGGGAAGAAGGATTAAAATACTTTGGGATGTTTGATTTTGGAAATGCATTGATCGTATTTGGTGTTATTTATGTGATTGGCAGCATTTATTCTGATGCAGGTGAGCGAAAAGATTTGAGGCATGTGGTAGGCAAAGTAACCAAATCCGTTCCACTAATCACATACGTGACAGTATGTACATTAAATTTTACAGGAGTGACCATTCCTTCGGTTATCATTGAGGTTTCAGAAACGATATCCGTTGCTAATATGCCGTTATCTTTATTGCTGCTTGGTATCTACTTAAACTTCTCTTTCGCAAAAGGATCTAGTAGCCAAATTATTAAATTACTTTCTCTAAGATACGTAGTTGGACTAGGAATAGGGATTTTAATGTTTGTGTTTTTACCTTTTGAGAGTATGTTTAAATATACAGTACTTATTGCACTAATCCTTCCTATGTCAGCTTCTGTGTTGCCTTATGCGGTTGAATTTGATTATGATCGTAAATTTGTTGGTACTGTCTCCAACATTACCATTATCGTAAGTTTCTTCCTTCTCTGGGGAGTGGGGACCTTAATAATATAA